A single region of the Psychrobacter alimentarius genome encodes:
- a CDS encoding cation:proton antiporter, with protein sequence MIENYNLFLLICGVAFLFGALFPIIFKKTPISLPMLQVTLGVIVGYFWITLTFLDPIDNGVIIEKLTEFVVIVSLVSAGIKIDTPLSWRLWRPTTRLLLITMPIGIFSMAVLGYYAFGLTLGAALLLGAVLAPTDPVLASSIQVGPPNTGGEDTPRFALTSEAGLNDGLAFPFVYLAIKIAEAFSEGNGITSELLWEWFTHDVLWKIGAGLVTGIIVGKVMAKMVFSKHTKDTTISQGYVVIALTLVAYGLAEFVHSYGFIAVFIAAFAFRRSEHKHAYHEKLHDFAEQSEGLLMTLVLVTFGIFLGQGLQSGVELTWRVYIVSFAFLLFIRPIGGFIALSGLKLPRTEKYAISALGIRGIGTLYYLAYALNQGFFGEEDALKLWVVCSIVILISIFMHGLSANRLLKMVPNKT encoded by the coding sequence ATGATAGAAAACTATAACTTATTCTTATTAATCTGCGGTGTCGCCTTTTTATTCGGCGCCCTGTTTCCTATTATTTTTAAAAAGACCCCTATTTCATTACCCATGTTACAAGTCACTTTAGGAGTGATAGTAGGCTATTTTTGGATCACTCTTACTTTTTTAGATCCTATTGATAATGGCGTGATTATCGAGAAGCTCACCGAGTTTGTGGTGATTGTTTCGTTAGTCAGCGCTGGTATTAAAATTGACACTCCTTTAAGTTGGCGATTGTGGCGTCCTACGACACGCCTTTTGCTCATCACCATGCCGATCGGTATCTTTTCGATGGCGGTATTAGGCTATTATGCCTTTGGTCTTACTTTAGGAGCTGCCCTCTTACTCGGCGCAGTGTTAGCACCTACTGATCCTGTTTTGGCCTCTAGTATTCAAGTAGGTCCACCCAATACAGGCGGTGAAGACACACCACGTTTCGCGCTAACCTCAGAAGCAGGGTTGAATGATGGATTGGCCTTTCCTTTTGTGTATTTGGCCATAAAGATAGCGGAAGCATTTAGTGAGGGTAATGGTATTACCAGTGAACTGCTTTGGGAATGGTTCACGCACGACGTACTGTGGAAAATTGGTGCGGGATTGGTGACGGGTATCATTGTTGGTAAGGTTATGGCCAAAATGGTATTCTCGAAACATACCAAAGACACAACCATCTCACAAGGTTATGTCGTCATTGCTCTCACCTTAGTCGCTTATGGACTAGCAGAATTCGTTCATAGTTATGGTTTTATCGCTGTGTTTATCGCCGCATTTGCCTTCCGACGTTCAGAACACAAGCACGCATATCATGAAAAGCTACACGACTTTGCAGAGCAATCAGAAGGCCTGCTGATGACTTTGGTGTTGGTCACTTTTGGGATATTTTTGGGTCAAGGATTGCAATCTGGGGTTGAGCTAACGTGGCGTGTATATATCGTCAGTTTTGCTTTCTTATTATTCATACGTCCGATTGGTGGTTTTATTGCTCTTTCAGGGTTGAAGCTTCCTCGTACCGAAAAATATGCAATCTCAGCACTGGGTATCCGTGGTATTGGTACCCTGTACTATTTGGCTTATGCACTCAATCAGGGATTTTTCGGCGAGGAAGATGCACTCAAACTATGGGTCGTCTGTTCAATTGTTATTTTAATTTCGATATTTATGCATGGTCTTAGTGCCAACAGACTACTTAAAATGGTACCAAACAAGACCTAG
- a CDS encoding PilZ domain-containing protein produces MAMPGRGGILTCHIENIETLYASYLSFVSNGALFVPSNQPQKLGNEVFIAITLPNSSERLPMNGKVVWVNTKTQGGRPAGFAVQIGTDIAGQRIKNEVERLLAGKIDGLQSTYTM; encoded by the coding sequence ATGGCAATGCCAGGACGTGGCGGGATTTTAACCTGCCATATTGAAAATATTGAGACGTTATATGCCAGTTATTTATCTTTTGTGAGTAATGGGGCATTATTTGTGCCTTCCAATCAACCTCAAAAATTGGGTAATGAAGTGTTTATTGCCATCACCTTACCCAACTCAAGCGAGCGGTTACCAATGAATGGTAAAGTAGTTTGGGTAAATACTAAAACACAAGGTGGGCGTCCAGCAGGTTTTGCCGTACAGATTGGTACAGACATCGCAGGTCAAAGAATCAAAAACGAAGTTGAACGCTTATTGGCCGGTAAAATAGATGGCTTACAATCTACTTATACAATGTAA
- the ppk2 gene encoding polyphosphate kinase 2, translated as MGNIPSAIDPKSLTTQERNELSVLEQENFVERMDKEVFNDELRRKMHEDLIDNYDEELENEIDDYIRDFRFDGIEMSEKEKLNRRTYFQELVRLQRELIKLQDWVVDRGERIVVIFEGRDSAGKGGAIKRITQRLNPRVCRVAALPAPTEREQTQWYFQRYVAHLPAAGEIVLFDRSWYNRGGVERVMGFCSDAQYEEFFQSVPEFERMLVRSGIRLVKYWFSITDDEQHSRFMSRIHDPLKQWKLSPMDLQSRRRWEDYTKAKETMFERTHIPEAPWWVVEGNNKKRARLNCIAHLLEQIPYKEVPREEVELPDRKRDDEYYREPIPDDMYVPPRY; from the coding sequence ATGGGTAATATACCTTCAGCCATTGACCCAAAATCTTTAACGACGCAAGAGCGCAATGAGCTTAGCGTGCTTGAGCAGGAAAATTTTGTTGAACGCATGGACAAAGAAGTCTTTAACGATGAGTTGCGTCGTAAGATGCATGAAGATTTGATCGACAATTATGATGAAGAGCTTGAAAACGAGATAGATGATTATATCCGTGACTTTCGTTTTGATGGTATTGAGATGAGTGAAAAAGAAAAGCTAAACCGTCGTACGTATTTTCAAGAATTGGTACGCCTACAACGAGAACTTATCAAGTTACAAGATTGGGTCGTCGATCGCGGTGAACGTATCGTAGTGATATTTGAAGGGCGAGACTCTGCTGGTAAAGGTGGCGCGATTAAGCGTATTACACAGCGCTTGAACCCTCGTGTATGCCGAGTGGCTGCCCTGCCTGCCCCTACTGAACGTGAGCAAACACAGTGGTATTTTCAGCGTTATGTGGCACACTTGCCAGCAGCAGGTGAAATTGTTTTATTTGATCGCAGTTGGTACAACCGTGGCGGTGTTGAACGAGTCATGGGATTTTGTAGCGATGCTCAATACGAAGAATTCTTTCAGTCCGTACCCGAATTTGAACGTATGCTGGTACGATCAGGCATTCGCTTAGTTAAATATTGGTTTTCAATCACTGATGATGAGCAGCATTCACGCTTTATGAGCCGTATTCATGATCCTCTCAAGCAATGGAAACTTTCACCAATGGACTTGCAATCACGAAGACGTTGGGAAGATTATACCAAAGCAAAAGAGACCATGTTTGAACGTACTCATATCCCTGAAGCACCATGGTGGGTGGTTGAAGGTAATAATAAGAAGCGCGCTAGGCTAAACTGTATTGCGCACTTACTTGAGCAAATTCCTTACAAAGAAGTGCCGCGCGAAGAAGTTGAGCTACCTGATCGCAAGCGTGATGATGAATACTATCGTGAACCCATTCCAGATGATATGTATGTACCACCGCGCTACTAA
- a CDS encoding acetyl-CoA C-acetyltransferase produces the protein MSNKNNHADSPVVESTVVKASNEKKQKPAATKSRKSGLASGQNRVAILGGNRIPFARSNGSYADVSNTDMLTAALDGLIERYNLQDEVLGEVVSGAVMKLSRDINLTREATLNTALSPHTPTYDISQACGTGLQATFASANKIALGLIDSAITGGVDTTSDAPIAIGDGLRKVLIKLGAAKDNKQRLKALMGLNPKDLIDSPQNGEPRTGLSMGEHQAITTLEWNISREAQDELAFNSHKNLARAYDEGFFDDLITPYKGLTRDNNLRPDTTLEKLGKLKPVFGKKNANPTMTAANSTPLTDGASCVLLGTDEWAKEHNLKPLAYIVHQETAAVDFIGKSGTTEGLLMAPAYAVPRMLERAGLTLQDFDFYEIHEAFASQVLSTLAAWEDQKFCEERLGLDAPLGAIDRNKLNVNGSSLAAGHPFAATGARILATAAKLLDQKGSGRALISICAAGGQGVTCILEK, from the coding sequence ATGAGTAATAAAAACAATCACGCCGATAGTCCTGTAGTAGAAAGCACTGTTGTAAAAGCCAGTAATGAAAAAAAACAAAAGCCAGCAGCAACCAAAAGTCGTAAATCTGGACTAGCCTCGGGGCAAAATCGAGTGGCTATCTTAGGGGGCAACCGTATTCCGTTTGCTCGCTCAAACGGTTCATACGCTGATGTTAGTAATACAGACATGCTAACGGCTGCTTTAGACGGTTTGATTGAGCGCTATAACCTACAAGATGAAGTACTGGGTGAAGTGGTGTCTGGTGCTGTCATGAAATTGAGCCGCGATATCAATCTTACTCGTGAAGCAACATTGAACACAGCGCTCAGCCCGCATACGCCAACTTACGACATCTCACAAGCTTGTGGCACAGGTTTACAAGCGACTTTCGCTTCTGCCAATAAGATTGCCTTGGGTCTGATTGACTCAGCCATCACAGGTGGTGTTGATACGACCTCCGATGCACCTATTGCCATTGGCGATGGTTTACGCAAAGTCCTTATCAAGTTAGGTGCTGCAAAAGACAATAAACAACGCCTAAAGGCCTTAATGGGTCTAAACCCAAAAGACTTGATTGACTCACCACAAAATGGCGAGCCGCGCACAGGTCTATCAATGGGTGAGCATCAAGCCATTACGACACTTGAATGGAATATCAGTCGTGAAGCACAAGATGAGCTGGCTTTTAATAGCCATAAAAATCTTGCCCGTGCTTATGATGAAGGCTTCTTTGATGACTTAATCACGCCATATAAAGGTTTGACGCGTGATAATAACTTGCGTCCAGACACAACTTTAGAAAAGTTAGGCAAACTAAAGCCTGTGTTTGGCAAAAAGAATGCCAACCCAACAATGACAGCGGCCAACTCTACTCCCTTAACCGATGGTGCCTCTTGTGTACTATTGGGTACTGATGAATGGGCAAAAGAGCACAATCTAAAACCACTGGCTTACATCGTACACCAAGAAACAGCAGCCGTTGATTTCATTGGTAAGTCTGGTACCACAGAAGGCTTACTCATGGCACCAGCTTATGCGGTACCACGTATGCTTGAGCGTGCTGGCTTGACACTGCAAGATTTTGACTTTTATGAGATTCACGAAGCGTTTGCTTCACAAGTATTGTCAACGCTTGCCGCTTGGGAAGACCAGAAGTTTTGCGAAGAGCGCTTAGGTCTTGACGCGCCACTTGGTGCTATTGATCGCAACAAACTTAATGTAAATGGGTCATCATTAGCAGCAGGTCATCCATTTGCTGCCACTGGCGCTCGTATCTTAGCAACTGCGGCAAAATTATTGGACCAAAAAGGATCTGGTCGTGCGCTCATCTCTATCTGTGCAGCAGGTGGTCAAGGTGTGACTTGCATCCTAGAAAAATAG
- the kdsB gene encoding 3-deoxy-manno-octulosonate cytidylyltransferase, whose translation MSSIAAPAKTHIVIPARFKSTRLPGKPLLMIHGKPMILWVAEKAQAAHFADDMCIATDDERIAHVCIEAGFDVVMTSSEHASGTDRLAEVAAIKGWSDHDIVVNMQGDEPLVPPLLLEQAKALLVADNESVMATLCEPIEDYETFHRPSVVKVVSQQSDNRQRALYFSRAPIPCDRDVVLANNQDKQAPKNAYRHLGLYAYRVSLLQQFVHWPQTPLESLESLEQLRILENGGHIAIAAAACQLPAGVDTQEDLDRLNAMSLANFQNPAEK comes from the coding sequence ATGTCATCCATTGCTGCGCCCGCTAAAACCCACATTGTCATTCCTGCCCGCTTTAAAAGCACAAGATTGCCTGGCAAGCCATTATTAATGATTCATGGCAAGCCAATGATTCTTTGGGTTGCCGAAAAAGCACAGGCTGCACATTTTGCTGATGATATGTGTATTGCTACTGATGATGAGCGCATTGCTCACGTATGTATAGAAGCGGGTTTTGATGTGGTGATGACCAGTAGCGAGCATGCATCGGGTACAGATCGCCTAGCAGAAGTGGCGGCTATCAAAGGCTGGTCAGATCATGATATTGTGGTCAATATGCAAGGTGATGAGCCTTTGGTGCCGCCATTATTGCTGGAGCAGGCTAAGGCACTTTTGGTGGCAGACAATGAGAGCGTAATGGCAACCTTATGTGAGCCTATAGAGGATTATGAGACGTTTCATCGTCCGTCTGTGGTAAAAGTAGTCAGTCAGCAGTCCGATAACAGACAGCGTGCGCTTTACTTTAGCCGAGCACCAATTCCTTGTGACCGTGATGTGGTTTTGGCCAATAATCAGGATAAGCAAGCACCAAAAAATGCCTATCGTCATCTGGGTCTATACGCTTATCGCGTCAGCTTATTACAGCAGTTTGTGCACTGGCCCCAAACACCACTTGAGAGTCTTGAAAGCCTAGAACAATTACGTATTTTAGAAAATGGCGGACATATTGCAATCGCAGCAGCAGCTTGTCAATTACCAGCTGGTGTTGATACTCAAGAAGACTTGGACCGCTTAAATGCGATGAGTCTAGCCAATTTTCAAAACCCTGCTGAAAAATAG
- a CDS encoding MaoC family dehydratase — protein MSDKHYDALPKAHTTYANIVKSLLPMGNSGKISKDQLPQATYHVDDLHIDQENLNDYRKICGFANNGKVPITYFSVLSQALQMNMMVKEPFPFAMLGLVHVDNSVTQYRPIGERETVALSVAFDNLRDHAQGQQFDFVTTVKSEDEVIWEGTSTYLSRSKKPSSSKDKKSAPRSATVKPIVKEQGVHSIFEVPEDIGRRYAFVSGDFNLIHLHPLSARAFGFPKAIAHGMWSKAKCLAMMDELPDACTIDVSFKLPIFLPAEVELIADPVSQLESAEDNCQFGLYSSKNDKPHLAGTVTLQSGSK, from the coding sequence ATGTCAGACAAACATTATGATGCGTTGCCAAAAGCGCATACTACCTACGCCAATATTGTAAAAAGTTTACTGCCTATGGGTAATAGCGGCAAAATTAGTAAAGATCAGCTGCCGCAAGCGACCTATCATGTCGATGATCTGCATATTGATCAAGAAAACTTAAACGATTACCGAAAGATTTGCGGTTTTGCTAACAATGGTAAAGTCCCTATTACGTATTTTTCTGTACTGTCTCAAGCGCTACAAATGAATATGATGGTCAAAGAACCGTTTCCGTTTGCTATGTTAGGCTTAGTACACGTTGACAATAGTGTTACCCAATATCGTCCTATCGGTGAGCGCGAAACAGTGGCGCTATCGGTGGCTTTTGATAATTTACGTGACCATGCTCAAGGTCAACAATTTGACTTTGTGACCACAGTCAAATCAGAAGATGAGGTGATTTGGGAAGGAACATCAACTTACCTATCACGCAGCAAAAAACCCAGTAGCAGCAAAGATAAAAAGAGTGCGCCACGTTCAGCAACGGTTAAGCCAATAGTTAAAGAGCAGGGCGTACATAGTATTTTTGAAGTGCCAGAAGATATCGGTCGTCGTTATGCATTTGTTTCAGGTGACTTTAACCTTATCCATTTACATCCGTTGTCAGCTCGTGCTTTTGGGTTCCCCAAAGCGATTGCGCATGGTATGTGGTCAAAGGCCAAATGTCTTGCTATGATGGATGAATTGCCTGATGCTTGTACCATTGATGTGTCATTTAAGCTGCCGATATTTTTGCCAGCTGAGGTTGAACTGATTGCTGATCCAGTCTCACAACTTGAGAGTGCAGAAGATAATTGCCAATTTGGATTGTACAGCTCAAAAAATGACAAACCGCATTTGGCTGGCACTGTTACCTTACAGAGTGGTAGTAAATAG
- a CDS encoding 3-oxoacyl-ACP reductase, whose product MSDRYGDFVQSSIGKKVAKNLGLPLPVTLDRFESGERLVRGSVLVGRANGEDKSVSESVARILSDVHAEVFVNSHDDVKDALADASVEAKANTGGDDKFKVLLFDASNIRNSDELKQVYEFFHTVARRVETSGRAIVVGRPPEQITDIETALAQRALEGFVKSVGKEFKRGITAQLIYVEEGAEKNLDSTLRFFTSARSSYVSGQVVRVSKGDSVEVDWTQPLGGKTMLVTGASRGIGEAIARVLAREGAHVICLDVPQQQGDLQKVASEISGSILTVDITSEDAGAQIADAAQKRGGLDSIIHNAGVTRDKTLAKMDEKKWDMVIDINLGSVAKLNRYLLDNDVLKENARIVCVSSISGIAGNMGQTNYATSKAGVIGLVDATAKQLENNAKGMTINAVAPGFIETQMTEAIPFAIREAGRRMNSMSQGGLPVDVAETIAWLASPASGGLNGNTVRVCGQSLLGA is encoded by the coding sequence ATGTCAGACCGTTACGGTGATTTTGTTCAGTCTTCTATTGGCAAAAAAGTTGCAAAGAACTTAGGCTTGCCTTTGCCAGTCACACTTGACCGTTTTGAGAGTGGTGAGCGTTTGGTCCGCGGTAGTGTTTTGGTGGGTCGCGCCAATGGTGAAGACAAAAGTGTCAGTGAATCAGTTGCACGCATCTTATCGGATGTGCATGCTGAGGTGTTCGTTAACAGTCATGACGATGTCAAAGACGCATTGGCTGATGCAAGTGTAGAAGCAAAAGCCAATACGGGCGGTGATGATAAATTTAAAGTATTGTTGTTTGATGCCAGTAATATTCGTAATTCGGATGAGCTCAAGCAAGTGTATGAGTTCTTTCATACTGTTGCACGCCGCGTAGAAACGTCAGGCCGAGCGATCGTTGTTGGTCGTCCACCTGAGCAGATTACAGATATCGAAACGGCATTGGCTCAGCGTGCGCTCGAAGGTTTTGTAAAATCGGTGGGTAAAGAGTTCAAACGCGGCATCACCGCACAGCTTATTTATGTAGAGGAAGGCGCTGAAAAGAATCTGGATTCAACGCTGCGCTTCTTTACTTCGGCACGCTCGTCTTATGTGTCAGGTCAAGTAGTACGCGTTAGCAAGGGGGATTCGGTTGAGGTTGATTGGACACAACCACTGGGCGGAAAAACCATGTTAGTTACTGGTGCAAGTCGCGGTATTGGTGAAGCGATTGCTCGTGTATTGGCACGTGAAGGCGCTCATGTTATTTGCTTAGATGTACCGCAGCAACAAGGTGACTTGCAAAAAGTAGCAAGTGAAATCAGTGGTTCTATTCTAACCGTTGATATCACCAGTGAAGATGCGGGTGCACAAATTGCAGATGCTGCGCAGAAACGTGGTGGCTTGGATTCAATCATTCATAATGCTGGTGTGACTCGTGATAAGACGCTTGCAAAAATGGATGAGAAAAAATGGGACATGGTCATCGATATCAATCTGGGGAGTGTGGCCAAATTAAACCGTTATCTATTAGATAACGATGTCTTAAAAGAAAATGCACGTATTGTCTGTGTATCATCAATCTCAGGTATTGCAGGTAATATGGGTCAAACCAATTACGCGACCTCTAAAGCGGGTGTTATTGGTTTGGTTGATGCGACTGCCAAACAATTAGAAAACAATGCAAAAGGTATGACCATCAATGCCGTGGCGCCAGGATTTATCGAAACACAAATGACAGAAGCCATTCCATTTGCTATTCGTGAAGCGGGTCGCCGCATGAACTCAATGAGCCAAGGCGGTCTACCAGTGGATGTCGCTGAGACGATTGCATGGTTGGCATCACCTGCGTCTGGTGGCCTGAATGGCAACACAGTGCGCGTCTGTGGTCAGAGCCTACTTGGGGCATAG
- a CDS encoding phosphatase domain-containing putative toxin: MTSQNTSPKDTSSQDINLHDNVTSKDQRDSSVAINIAANDNVTNNSSTSENVSSDSLINDDYVHNDAPDNGVDLASVIEPYFRPDANTVVCGALDEEKVAALAKAGIDVVINLQPDEELSFDEAAAVERAGMGYEHLPISSAADLKQLKILAFDNILRQHHGKKIAVHCGSGNRVGAAIALRAGWLRGRKMDTAMERGRSHGLTKLEDEVFKRLLVPR, from the coding sequence ATGACTTCACAAAATACCAGTCCAAAAGACACTAGCTCACAAGACATCAATTTACACGACAATGTTACAAGCAAAGATCAGCGAGATAGTTCAGTAGCCATTAATATAGCTGCTAATGACAACGTGACTAATAATAGTTCTACGAGTGAAAATGTGAGCAGCGACAGTTTGATCAATGACGATTATGTTCATAATGACGCTCCTGACAATGGCGTCGATCTTGCTTCTGTTATTGAGCCGTACTTTCGTCCCGATGCAAACACTGTCGTATGTGGTGCGCTTGACGAAGAAAAAGTAGCAGCGTTAGCAAAAGCGGGAATCGACGTAGTGATCAACTTGCAACCGGACGAAGAGTTAAGCTTTGATGAAGCCGCTGCAGTTGAGCGCGCAGGCATGGGTTACGAGCACTTACCAATTAGCAGTGCTGCCGATTTAAAGCAGCTCAAAATACTGGCGTTTGATAATATCTTGCGGCAACATCATGGCAAAAAAATAGCCGTACACTGCGGGTCTGGCAATCGAGTAGGGGCAGCGATTGCTTTGCGTGCGGGCTGGTTACGTGGTCGTAAGATGGATACAGCAATGGAACGTGGTCGTAGTCATGGCTTGACGAAACTTGAAGATGAGGTTTTTAAGCGTTTGCTTGTACCACGCTAA
- a CDS encoding DNA polymerase III subunit delta', which produces MENNSVVDTTDNIYFAPLLPWQQTLWSQLTTRVQSQQPLPHALLAAGMQGMGKRAFVWRLIAWLLCRERATHPAGACAKCESCQWLRSGTHPSLQVLPIVRMPSSAESTDNTEKSNSKAKDKKASQSNSALKIKIDDIRALQPFIYQGGQGIRICVLDQAEQMTVAAANALLKTLEEPQSQVHLFLISDTPAQLLPTIKSRVQQLPLQTIDTTVAVNYVTNALGHTVNYVTNALGHTVNREAVGTAAIEQLIQLANGAPLAAIAMAQAPWYSKRSLWLTTWQALRSGKRSSVAASDYWQNQLSIVEFMHLSEMMLLDMRRVCLGLGELQKDVNLSSVLDAYQPADNGLEAFASSIQQTKIALQQNVQEKFAYDKLMQELAYL; this is translated from the coding sequence ATGGAAAACAACAGTGTCGTTGATACCACAGATAATATTTATTTTGCGCCGTTGTTGCCATGGCAGCAAACACTGTGGTCGCAGCTGACAACGCGAGTGCAATCACAACAGCCCTTGCCTCATGCGCTACTTGCCGCAGGTATGCAAGGCATGGGTAAGCGTGCTTTTGTATGGCGATTGATTGCTTGGTTATTGTGCCGTGAGCGCGCAACGCATCCAGCAGGGGCCTGTGCAAAATGTGAGAGCTGTCAATGGCTCAGATCAGGCACGCATCCAAGCTTGCAAGTATTACCTATTGTTCGTATGCCAAGTAGTGCAGAGTCTACGGATAATACAGAAAAGTCGAATAGCAAAGCAAAAGACAAAAAAGCGTCCCAATCCAACAGCGCGCTCAAAATAAAAATAGATGACATTCGTGCCTTGCAGCCTTTTATTTATCAAGGTGGTCAAGGAATACGTATTTGTGTACTAGATCAAGCAGAGCAAATGACCGTTGCGGCTGCCAATGCACTACTTAAGACGCTAGAGGAGCCACAATCACAGGTGCATTTGTTTTTGATCAGTGATACGCCTGCCCAATTGCTTCCTACCATTAAAAGCCGTGTCCAGCAGTTGCCATTACAAACAATTGATACTACAGTTGCTGTCAATTACGTAACCAATGCATTGGGTCACACTGTCAATTACGTAACCAATGCATTGGGTCACACTGTCAATCGTGAGGCAGTGGGTACAGCTGCGATTGAACAACTTATTCAACTAGCAAATGGTGCGCCTCTAGCAGCAATAGCCATGGCGCAAGCACCATGGTACAGTAAACGAAGCTTATGGTTAACGACGTGGCAAGCATTACGTAGCGGTAAGCGCAGTAGCGTGGCGGCGAGCGACTACTGGCAAAATCAGTTAAGTATCGTAGAATTTATGCACTTGTCTGAAATGATGCTACTTGACATGCGCCGTGTCTGCCTTGGGCTTGGCGAACTACAAAAAGACGTCAATCTATCAAGCGTTTTAGACGCGTATCAACCAGCTGATAATGGATTAGAGGCATTTGCCAGTAGCATACAGCAGACCAAAATTGCACTACAACAAAATGTGCAAGAAAAATTTGCCTATGATAAGCTGATGCAAGAATTGGCGTACTTATAG
- a CDS encoding serine hydrolase domain-containing protein, with the protein MTDYHKENNQNVDQQINSEFQQRLQQILTDLQLEDGPAGGVVVVYQAGKCIGKASTGMARSDMLWQPDTLAINFSTGKGVLATLVHVLVSKQLLNYDAFIASYWPAFAANGKENITLRSVLSHQANLFSIQSIDADSETMLDWSVMLEKVAAMPITSPTNAAAYDSAYSALVYGWVLGGVIEAVTNMSLAKALIHYLTEPLGIADSCYFGVPDSKVEQVATLVQDFDASESEDALLRHKRHNRKPVLKPDSLSTLRTYENLPSYSCWRQQAVANKKTMDNENTVDSDEHNELPKLDTARITRLYFDTSQLNLRNYKAALIPASKQPIDYHKRETLKAVIPAANGVASADALATIYAMLANGGEWQGQTLIDHKTFQQLSTPQVTGPDAVMPASMQWRLGYHRLFTLCTHDKSADEALKPQISGFGHMGYNGSVAWCDPSRQLSFAFIHNFDTTMLNDIRQFALTEAVLLLINETRLAS; encoded by the coding sequence ATGACTGACTACCACAAAGAGAACAATCAGAACGTGGATCAACAGATTAATTCAGAATTTCAGCAGCGCTTACAACAAATATTAACGGATTTGCAATTAGAAGATGGACCAGCAGGCGGCGTTGTGGTGGTCTATCAAGCGGGAAAGTGTATTGGCAAGGCAAGCACAGGTATGGCACGCTCGGATATGCTATGGCAGCCTGATACGTTGGCGATCAATTTTTCTACTGGTAAAGGGGTGCTGGCAACGCTGGTACATGTATTGGTTTCAAAACAATTGCTGAACTATGATGCGTTTATTGCTAGCTACTGGCCAGCATTTGCAGCAAATGGTAAAGAAAACATTACTTTGCGTAGTGTGCTATCGCATCAGGCAAATTTGTTCTCTATTCAAAGCATTGATGCCGATAGCGAAACAATGCTTGACTGGTCTGTTATGTTAGAAAAAGTGGCGGCTATGCCCATCACATCACCCACAAATGCAGCAGCTTATGATAGCGCTTATAGTGCCTTGGTCTACGGCTGGGTATTAGGCGGTGTAATAGAGGCTGTCACCAATATGTCGTTAGCCAAAGCGTTGATACATTACTTAACAGAGCCTTTGGGTATTGCAGACAGCTGCTATTTTGGCGTACCTGATAGCAAAGTAGAGCAGGTAGCAACGCTGGTTCAAGATTTTGATGCGTCAGAGAGTGAGGACGCGTTACTACGTCATAAACGTCACAATCGTAAGCCTGTTTTAAAACCTGATTCTTTAAGTACCTTACGCACTTATGAAAATCTACCCAGTTATTCGTGTTGGCGGCAGCAGGCTGTAGCCAATAAGAAGACCATGGATAATGAGAACACAGTAGACTCTGATGAGCATAATGAGTTGCCAAAACTAGACACAGCGCGTATCACTCGTCTGTACTTTGATACCAGTCAGCTCAATCTAAGAAACTACAAGGCAGCACTCATACCTGCCAGCAAACAACCGATTGACTATCACAAGCGTGAGACATTAAAAGCAGTCATTCCAGCTGCCAATGGTGTTGCCTCAGCAGATGCGCTAGCGACTATTTATGCCATGTTAGCAAATGGCGGTGAGTGGCAAGGACAGACGCTTATTGATCATAAAACCTTTCAGCAGCTCTCTACACCGCAAGTGACAGGTCCAGATGCCGTTATGCCAGCCTCGATGCAATGGCGCTTGGGCTATCATCGGTTGTTTACCTTGTGCACCCATGATAAAAGCGCTGACGAGGCACTCAAGCCTCAAATATCAGGGTTTGGGCACATGGGTTATAACGGCTCAGTTGCCTGGTGTGACCCCTCACGTCAATTGTCATTCGCTTTTATTCATAACTTCGATACCACCATGCTAAATGATATTCGTCAGTTCGCATTAACAGAAGCTGTGCTACTTTTGATCAATGAGACGCGCTTAGCCAGTTAA